CCCGAGATCCACCACGATCACCGGGCCGCCGTACTTCGCGTAGGCACCGACCGTGCCGCAGATCCGGTCCGCGCCGACCTCGCGCGGGTTTTCGTAGAGGATGCGCATGCCGGTTGGGGTGTCCGAGCCCGCAACGAGCGGGGTGATGCGAAAGTAGTCACGGGCCAGCCGGACCATCGTCTCCGTGAGCGCCGGGACGACCGAACTGATCGCCACGCCGCCGACCGCGTCGAAGCGCAAGCCGGCCGTGTCGAACAGTCCCCGGACCAACACCGCGTACTCGTCGGCCGGCCGCCCGGTGTCGCTGGACACCCGCCAGTGGTGCAGCAGATCGCGGCCCCGGTAGACCCCGATCTTGGTGAGGGTGTTGTTGGCGTTCACGGTGAGCAGCAGCGGCGTGTCCACCGCTCCATCATACCTCCAAACGGGCGACCGGACACCGGGCGCGGCCGGGAGCTTCCGGGGGTCATGCTATAATTTTGTGTAGATGTCTCCGGCGGAACGCCGCACCCTGCTGCTCGTCGATGCGAACGGTCTCGTATACCGCGCCTTTTTCGCGCTGCCGTATTTTACGACACGCGACGGCCGTCCGACAAACGCCGTCTACGGCTTCACGACGATG
This genomic interval from bacterium contains the following:
- a CDS encoding type III pantothenate kinase → MDTPLLLTVNANNTLTKIGVYRGRDLLHHWRVSSDTGRPADEYAVLVRGLFDTAGLRFDAVGGVAISSVVPALTETMVRLARDYFRITPLVAGSDTPTGMRILYENPREVGADRICGTVGAYAKYGGPVIVVDLGTATTFSVVSREGDFLGGAIAPGIGISVDALAEHAAQLHRVPLEAPRSVIGRSTTTGLQAGIVFGFVGLVNDVVRRIREELGGRAVTVATGGWADLVVKECNCFDHHDPMLVLEGLRLIYERTK